One region of Anoplopoma fimbria isolate UVic2021 breed Golden Eagle Sablefish chromosome 10, Afim_UVic_2022, whole genome shotgun sequence genomic DNA includes:
- the LOC129097720 gene encoding translation initiation factor IF-2-like, with translation MQMGLTSGAAPSRVDQPAAPSRVYQPAAPSKVYQAGAAPSRVYQASAAPSKVYQPAAPSKVYQAGAAPSRVYQPAAPSKVYQAGAAPSRVYQAGAALSKVYQPAAPSKVYQAGAAPSKVYQPAAPSKVYQAGAAPSKVYQPAAPSTVYQARAAPSKVYQAGAAPSRVYQAGAAPSTVYQAGAAPSRVYQAA, from the exons ATGCAAATG gGTTTGACCAGCggtgccgccccgtccagggttgaccagcccgccgccccgtccagggtttaccagcccgccgccccgtccaaggtttaccaggccggtgccgccccatccagggtttaccaggccagtgccgccccgtccaaggtttaccagcccgccgccccgtccaaggtttaccaggccggtgccgccccgtccagggtttaccagcccgccgccccgtccaag gtttaccaggccggtgccgccccgtccagggtttaccaggccggtgccgccctatccaaggtttaccagcccgccgccccgtccaaggtttaccaggccggtgctgccccgtccaaggtttaccagcccgccgccccgtccaaggtttaccaggccggtgctgCCCCATCCAAGGTTTACCAGCC TGCCGCCCCGTCCACGGTTTACCAGGCCCGTGCCGCcccgtccaaggtttaccaggccggtgccgccccatccagggtttaccaggccggtgccgccccgtccacggtttaccaggccggtgccgccccgtccagggtttaccaggccg CCTAG